A stretch of the Pseudomonadota bacterium genome encodes the following:
- the fsa gene encoding fructose-6-phosphate aldolase: protein MEFFIDTANLEEIRRASEYGLVDGVTTNPSLVAKEGRDFVEMIMEISRLVPGPISAEVISLEAEGMIEEAVKLAGLGDNIVIKIPMTVEGLKAVKVLADKGIKTNVTLIFSPLQALLAAKAGASYVSPFVGRLDDIATDGMDLVQRIALIFDNYGYQTKIIVASIRHPMHVLAAAEMGADVATIPFKVMMQLAKHPLTDIGIERFMADWQQSQKSK from the coding sequence ATGGAATTTTTTATTGATACGGCAAACCTTGAGGAAATCAGACGGGCCAGTGAGTATGGATTGGTTGACGGAGTGACCACCAATCCCAGTCTGGTGGCTAAGGAAGGTCGTGACTTCGTTGAAATGATTATGGAAATAAGCCGTTTAGTCCCCGGTCCCATAAGCGCGGAAGTCATATCTCTTGAAGCTGAAGGGATGATTGAAGAAGCCGTAAAACTGGCCGGCCTGGGCGACAATATCGTCATTAAAATACCAATGACTGTAGAAGGGCTAAAGGCGGTGAAGGTTCTTGCTGATAAGGGAATAAAGACCAATGTGACCTTGATTTTTTCACCCTTGCAGGCCCTGCTGGCGGCTAAAGCCGGAGCCTCATATGTCAGTCCATTTGTCGGACGGTTGGATGATATCGCCACTGATGGAATGGATCTGGTTCAAAGAATTGCCCTGATATTTGATAATTATGGCTACCAAACCAAAATTATCGTTGCCAGTATCCGTCACCCAATGCATGTCCTGGCAGCAGCTGAAATGGGGGCTGATGTGGCAACTATTCCGTTTAAAGTCATGATGCAGCTGGCTAAACATCCGCTTACTGATATTGGCATTGAGCGATTCATGGCTGATTGGCAGCAGTCACAAAAATCCAAGTGA
- the ybgF gene encoding tol-pal system protein YbgF, protein MMQRLFVILVCGCLCFCASCKMPLDERPEVEKLRNKVSTLEQQVQDQEVKQKGLEIQLQDLQLKVDGIRDLALKNSQHLVRSAVEAAEKKQKVKSSTVTPAKKAVVGGKSKTVSADKAMMTYQQAFGYYKNGNFEKSIDLFHAFIRAYPKHEMVSNARYWLGEDYYSLSEFAQAITEFKRVLADYPKSKKVPGSLLKVGMSYQAIGFDGKAKGFYQKLVEQFPDSNSAAIAKDKLKEL, encoded by the coding sequence ATGATGCAGCGTCTTTTCGTAATCTTGGTGTGTGGCTGTCTGTGCTTCTGCGCCTCTTGTAAAATGCCTTTGGATGAACGTCCCGAGGTAGAAAAATTGCGAAACAAAGTCTCCACCTTGGAACAGCAGGTGCAGGATCAGGAGGTAAAGCAGAAGGGACTGGAAATCCAATTGCAGGATTTGCAGTTGAAAGTTGATGGCATTCGTGACCTGGCGTTAAAGAACAGTCAGCATCTGGTTCGATCAGCTGTCGAAGCAGCTGAAAAAAAACAAAAAGTAAAATCTTCTACTGTGACTCCGGCCAAAAAAGCAGTGGTTGGCGGCAAGTCAAAGACAGTGTCTGCGGATAAGGCAATGATGACCTATCAGCAGGCTTTTGGCTATTATAAAAATGGCAATTTTGAAAAATCCATTGATCTGTTTCATGCTTTTATCCGGGCTTATCCGAAGCATGAGATGGTTAGTAATGCCCGCTACTGGTTGGGAGAAGACTACTATTCACTGTCGGAATTTGCCCAGGCCATTACTGAATTCAAACGCGTTCTGGCGGATTATCCCAAAAGCAAGAAAGTGCCCGGCAGCCTGCTGAAAGTCGGCATGTCATATCAGGCCATTGGTTTTGATGGAAAAGCTAAGGGATTTTATCAAAAGTTGGTTGAACAGTTTCCAGACAGTAATAGCGCGGCGATTGCCAAAGATAAACTTAAAGAATTATAG
- a CDS encoding peptidylprolyl isomerase, with protein MQTRSTKHPGKNILALILLAIMLFIIPSFLWAADDAGTILATIGSEKITMADFKQELNSLPPKYRQMTADPAIQKEFLDTLVTRNIIYQEGVRQKMPENPMVKKQVDAFRKKLVVAAILDQEVNRKIKDVSDAELKTYYDKNLKEFQQPRQVKARHILVKEQKQAEEVHRKLLKGEDFATLANEFSTCPSKAKGGDLGFFTRDRMVKEFSDVAFSLKPKEISPVVKTQFGYHIIVVDEIKEGRQQTFDEVKTKLGDKIRAERKNQYFNTYITELKKQIKVTTYPDLLDSKK; from the coding sequence ATGCAGACTCGAAGTACTAAACATCCAGGAAAAAACATATTAGCTCTGATTTTATTAGCCATCATGCTTTTCATCATTCCATCTTTCCTCTGGGCCGCAGACGATGCCGGCACGATCCTGGCCACCATCGGCAGTGAAAAAATAACCATGGCTGATTTTAAACAGGAATTAAACAGCCTGCCACCCAAATACCGGCAAATGACAGCAGATCCGGCTATCCAGAAGGAATTTCTTGATACCCTGGTAACCCGCAATATTATCTATCAGGAAGGAGTCCGCCAGAAAATGCCGGAAAATCCAATGGTCAAAAAACAGGTTGATGCTTTCAGGAAAAAACTGGTGGTTGCGGCCATACTTGATCAGGAAGTTAATCGTAAAATCAAAGATGTCAGCGACGCTGAGCTGAAAACCTATTACGATAAGAACCTCAAGGAATTCCAGCAGCCACGGCAGGTCAAAGCCCGCCACATCCTGGTTAAAGAGCAAAAGCAGGCTGAAGAAGTACACCGGAAATTACTGAAAGGTGAAGATTTCGCGACTTTGGCCAATGAATTTTCAACCTGCCCAAGCAAGGCCAAGGGTGGTGATTTGGGATTCTTCACCAGGGATCGGATGGTCAAGGAATTTTCTGATGTAGCCTTTTCCCTTAAACCGAAAGAAATAAGTCCGGTGGTCAAAACCCAGTTCGGCTACCATATTATTGTTGTTGATGAAATTAAGGAAGGACGGCAACAGACATTTGATGAAGTCAAAACTAAGCTGGGTGATAAGATCCGGGCAGAACGGAAAAACCAGTATTTCAATACTTATATTACTGAGCTCAAAAAACAGATAAAAGTAACAACATATCCGGATTTACTTGACAGCAAAAAATGA
- the obgE gene encoding GTPase ObgE translates to MRFIDEATIEVHAGDGGNGCVSFRREKFVPKGGPDGGNGGKGGDVLLTGDSQKNTLLDLVHQRTFRVKKGGNGAGKGKDGAASPALEIAVPLGTEVWELTDDNERLFVGEVLTDGQELLLASGGRGGKGNTHFASSTMRVPRFAQPGEDGEMKKLRLVLKVIAQVGLVGLPNAGKSTLISVLSAARPKVAGYPFTTLKPNLGIMAGGDYERLIIADIPGLIENAHQGSGLGIRFLKHVERTEVIVLLVSVKNRADETLLFHDYRTVMGELNAYNSQLTKRVKLVLLSQTDTLPAQRVKELLAALSPKIAEQGKRLLMAVSSTSGAGIGELKGTLEKLVNSAEND, encoded by the coding sequence ATGAGATTTATCGACGAGGCAACGATTGAGGTTCATGCCGGTGATGGCGGCAACGGTTGTGTCAGTTTCCGGCGGGAGAAATTTGTCCCCAAAGGCGGTCCTGATGGCGGTAATGGTGGTAAGGGTGGAGATGTTCTGCTGACTGGAGATTCTCAGAAAAATACTCTGCTTGATCTGGTCCATCAGCGGACTTTCCGGGTGAAAAAAGGCGGCAATGGCGCTGGAAAAGGCAAAGATGGTGCTGCGTCTCCAGCCCTGGAAATTGCCGTTCCCCTGGGAACGGAAGTCTGGGAACTGACCGATGACAATGAACGGCTGTTTGTCGGCGAAGTCCTGACTGATGGGCAGGAATTGCTGCTGGCGAGCGGTGGGCGGGGTGGGAAAGGTAATACCCATTTTGCTTCTTCCACCATGCGTGTTCCCCGTTTTGCCCAGCCGGGTGAGGATGGGGAGATGAAAAAACTGCGCTTGGTTTTGAAGGTTATTGCCCAGGTTGGCTTGGTGGGGCTGCCCAATGCCGGAAAGTCTACGCTTATTTCAGTCCTTTCGGCAGCCCGGCCAAAGGTTGCCGGTTATCCCTTTACTACCTTGAAACCAAATCTGGGAATTATGGCCGGCGGTGATTATGAGCGTCTGATCATCGCTGATATCCCCGGGTTGATTGAGAATGCTCATCAGGGTAGTGGCCTGGGGATCAGGTTCCTTAAGCATGTGGAACGAACAGAGGTTATCGTCCTGCTGGTATCGGTGAAAAACCGTGCTGATGAAACATTGCTGTTCCATGATTACCGGACAGTAATGGGGGAGTTGAATGCCTATAATTCCCAGTTAACAAAGCGGGTTAAACTGGTTCTCCTGTCGCAGACAGATACCCTGCCGGCTCAGCGGGTCAAAGAATTATTGGCAGCTCTATCTCCAAAGATAGCAGAACAGGGGAAACGGCTGTTGATGGCTGTATCCTCGACCTCAGGGGCAGGAATCGGGGAGTTGAAGGGGACTTTGGAGAAGTTGGTCAATAGTGCTGAAAATGACTGA
- the rpmA gene encoding 50S ribosomal protein L27: MAHKKGGGSTSNGRDSVSKRLGVKRFSGQEVPAGCILVRQRGTRIHAGNNVGRGKDDTLFALTEGVVKYERLDKKRKKVSVYSAAVPA, from the coding sequence ATGGCTCATAAAAAAGGTGGTGGCAGCACCAGCAATGGTCGTGACAGCGTCAGTAAACGGTTGGGCGTCAAGCGCTTTTCCGGACAGGAAGTTCCGGCGGGCTGTATTCTGGTGCGGCAGCGTGGTACCAGGATTCATGCCGGTAATAATGTTGGCCGCGGTAAGGATGATACCCTGTTTGCCTTGACTGAAGGGGTGGTCAAGTATGAGCGCCTGGATAAGAAGAGGAAAAAAGTCAGTGTTTATTCAGCGGCGGTTCCAGCCTAG
- the mfd gene encoding transcription-repair coupling factor has product MPFSPQLTTVTKQLDSRQRIDISGLRGSAPALFFALLADQADKPLVIITEEYQHSLELSRDVVGYQKIMGSGSSQPAIINFPPLQRLPYQQVLPLISVEQDRIKALHRVRQEKHYIFFTSITALIDRMIDPTSFYGGFFSLNWGDAINREQLAERLHDLGYIRVPTVDEPGDFSIRGSIVDIFSPLSDLPLRLDFFGDEIESIRPFDPASQKSRSEELESLTIAPAHEILLPVKRQLIKERLKEQFISLNDPRIDITTIYKKLDQNPSFPGIDSLLPAIHPGWHDLESYLPDATPVFINPPQLDEKISTLHSLLVDAYNKTRERHKFAFPPAQYLKDIAGLEEIFPTRGQLVVHQDIQDELKNGKTLDCDSQSNRDLRDAILRVVTQQQEGLFAPAAGIIRGWLKQKQQIVYCGKSLSGIERIKNLFTEYHLPFSTGTCPLTIFKQMPEAGGIHLLQVPLSQGTRLFDEQIIILTETDIFGNKKVVRTKARPAPGQKVFFDDFTTLKPGSYITHFDHGIGIYKGLQTLEVEGITNDYLILEYQGGDLIYVPVDRFNLIHAYHGSSEQPPKLTKLGSSQWDRVKVKARKAIDDFLVELIDLYASRQVESGYAYPNPDSIFEEFEASFAYEETLDQGQAIDDVIHDMQADRPMDRLICGDVGYGKTEVAIRAVFMAVTSGKQAAILVPTTILAQQHYNTFCQRFARYPIVVEMLSRFKTPHEQREIIARLHRGTVDVIIGTHRLLQPDIIFKDLGLLVLDEEHKFGVRHKEKITSLKQHIDVLAMSATPIPRTLQMSLSGMRTMSAITTAPRDRLAVRTYIAAYDEEIIKEAVAKEIGRGGQIFFVHNAVKTIEAMAAHLRQLLPEIKLEIAHGQMKAAALEKVMMAFAAHEFDLLLCTTIIESGLDIPNANTMIINKAHKFGLAQLYQLRGRVGRSQKKAYTYLLVPNLDQLPNDARRRLRALAEASDLGAGFRVAMQDLEIRGAGNLLGKSQSGHISAIGYELYQDLLSEAVAERRDEPIKKQVEPELKINIPAYIPTNYITDISLRLQTYKRVSTCTDYQSLYELEDELMDRFGSLPEETQELFNLRKLKLLLMGYHIHFFEVAKNRVAIHFSPESEPNIEKVMSLIQTEPENYQLTPNNGLIFRQSVDPGDLFPWTQNLLQKIF; this is encoded by the coding sequence ATGCCATTTTCCCCTCAACTGACTACCGTAACCAAGCAGCTAGATTCCCGACAGCGTATTGATATATCCGGTCTGAGAGGGTCTGCTCCAGCGCTATTTTTTGCTTTACTGGCTGATCAGGCTGACAAGCCCCTGGTAATTATCACCGAAGAATACCAGCATAGCCTTGAGCTCAGCCGGGATGTTGTCGGCTACCAGAAGATCATGGGTTCCGGATCATCGCAACCCGCAATTATAAATTTTCCGCCACTGCAACGACTGCCATATCAGCAGGTACTGCCGCTGATCAGTGTCGAGCAGGATCGCATCAAGGCACTCCACCGGGTCAGGCAGGAAAAGCACTACATTTTCTTCACCTCAATTACCGCCCTGATCGATCGCATGATTGATCCAACCTCATTTTATGGAGGTTTTTTCTCTCTCAACTGGGGGGATGCCATTAATCGTGAGCAATTGGCTGAAAGACTCCATGATCTTGGCTATATCCGAGTTCCCACGGTAGACGAACCAGGTGATTTCAGTATCCGGGGAAGTATAGTTGACATTTTTTCGCCACTTTCCGACCTTCCCTTACGGCTGGATTTCTTTGGTGATGAAATTGAGTCAATCAGGCCATTTGATCCAGCATCCCAAAAAAGCCGGTCGGAAGAGCTGGAATCACTGACCATTGCCCCGGCCCATGAAATTTTGTTGCCGGTAAAACGTCAACTGATAAAGGAGCGGCTGAAAGAACAATTCATTTCCCTTAATGATCCGCGGATTGACATAACAACCATCTATAAGAAGCTGGATCAAAACCCCAGTTTTCCCGGCATCGACAGCCTGCTGCCGGCAATCCATCCCGGCTGGCATGACCTTGAAAGTTATCTGCCGGATGCAACTCCTGTTTTTATCAATCCGCCGCAACTGGACGAAAAAATCTCCACCCTGCACAGCCTCCTGGTTGATGCCTATAACAAAACCAGAGAGCGGCATAAATTCGCCTTTCCGCCGGCACAATACCTTAAAGATATCGCCGGCCTGGAAGAAATTTTCCCCACCAGAGGACAGCTTGTAGTCCACCAGGACATCCAGGATGAGCTGAAAAACGGAAAAACCCTGGATTGCGACAGCCAGTCAAACCGTGATCTGCGAGACGCAATCTTAAGGGTGGTAACGCAACAACAGGAAGGCCTATTCGCTCCGGCGGCAGGAATTATTCGCGGCTGGCTCAAACAAAAACAACAGATTGTTTACTGTGGCAAAAGCCTGTCCGGCATCGAAAGAATCAAGAACCTGTTTACTGAATACCATCTCCCTTTCAGCACCGGAACTTGTCCTCTGACCATTTTCAAACAGATGCCCGAAGCTGGAGGTATCCATCTCCTGCAGGTGCCCTTGAGCCAGGGGACCAGGCTCTTCGATGAACAAATCATCATTCTCACTGAAACGGATATTTTCGGGAACAAAAAGGTTGTCCGGACCAAAGCCCGACCGGCACCTGGACAAAAGGTTTTCTTTGATGATTTTACCACCCTGAAACCCGGCAGTTATATTACTCATTTTGATCATGGCATCGGCATCTACAAAGGCTTGCAAACCCTGGAGGTAGAGGGGATCACTAATGATTATCTGATTCTGGAATACCAGGGCGGGGATCTGATCTATGTCCCGGTTGATCGTTTCAACCTGATTCATGCCTACCACGGCAGCAGTGAACAACCACCAAAGCTTACTAAACTGGGAAGCAGCCAGTGGGACCGGGTAAAAGTCAAGGCCAGGAAAGCCATTGATGATTTCCTGGTGGAGTTAATTGATCTTTATGCCAGCCGTCAAGTTGAATCCGGCTATGCTTATCCAAACCCGGATTCCATTTTCGAGGAATTTGAAGCAAGTTTCGCCTATGAGGAAACCTTAGATCAGGGGCAGGCCATTGATGATGTTATCCATGACATGCAGGCTGATCGACCCATGGATCGCCTGATTTGTGGTGATGTAGGTTACGGCAAAACCGAGGTGGCTATTCGGGCGGTTTTCATGGCCGTCACCAGCGGCAAGCAGGCAGCTATCCTGGTCCCCACCACCATTCTGGCCCAGCAACACTATAACACTTTCTGCCAGCGATTCGCCCGCTACCCTATCGTGGTAGAAATGTTAAGCCGATTCAAAACTCCTCACGAACAACGTGAAATCATTGCAAGGCTTCACCGGGGAACCGTCGATGTCATCATCGGCACCCATCGCCTCTTACAGCCTGACATCATCTTCAAAGATCTGGGGCTATTAGTTCTGGATGAAGAACACAAATTCGGCGTCCGCCATAAAGAAAAAATCACCTCCCTCAAACAGCACATTGATGTCCTGGCCATGAGCGCCACTCCCATACCAAGAACCTTACAGATGTCATTGTCCGGTATGAGAACCATGAGTGCCATCACTACCGCACCTCGTGACCGACTGGCAGTGAGAACTTATATAGCAGCCTATGATGAGGAAATCATTAAAGAGGCGGTAGCCAAGGAAATCGGTCGGGGAGGGCAGATCTTTTTCGTTCATAATGCGGTCAAAACCATTGAGGCCATGGCCGCCCACCTTCGGCAACTGCTTCCCGAGATAAAACTTGAAATCGCTCATGGACAAATGAAAGCCGCCGCGCTGGAAAAAGTGATGATGGCTTTTGCTGCCCATGAATTTGACCTGCTCCTATGTACCACCATTATTGAATCCGGACTCGACATCCCCAACGCCAATACCATGATTATCAATAAAGCCCATAAGTTTGGCCTGGCTCAACTCTATCAGCTTCGTGGCCGAGTTGGACGATCTCAAAAAAAGGCCTACACTTATCTGCTGGTGCCAAATCTCGATCAGTTGCCCAACGATGCCCGCCGACGATTGCGAGCCCTTGCCGAAGCCAGTGACCTGGGAGCCGGCTTTCGCGTTGCCATGCAGGATCTGGAAATAAGAGGAGCAGGTAATCTGCTGGGAAAAAGTCAATCGGGGCACATCAGCGCCATCGGTTACGAACTGTATCAGGATTTACTTTCCGAAGCCGTGGCGGAGCGCCGGGATGAGCCGATCAAAAAGCAGGTTGAGCCTGAGCTGAAAATCAATATACCAGCTTACATTCCGACAAACTACATCACCGATATTTCACTAAGGCTGCAAACTTATAAGCGAGTTTCCACCTGTACTGATTACCAGTCACTGTATGAACTGGAAGATGAACTGATGGACCGTTTTGGCTCCCTGCCCGAAGAAACACAGGAGCTATTCAACCTCAGAAAATTAAAGCTTCTCCTGATGGGATATCATATCCATTTTTTTGAAGTAGCAAAAAACCGGGTTGCAATTCATTTCAGCCCTGAGTCCGAACCAAATATTGAGAAAGTTATGTCATTGATCCAGACAGAACCGGAAAACTATCAGCTCACTCCCAATAACGGCCTTATTTTCCGTCAATCAGTTGATCCCGGCGACCTGTTCCCCTGGACTCAAAATCTATTGCAAAAAATCTTTTAA
- a CDS encoding peptidyl-prolyl cis-trans isomerase: MRFPLYHSCFLLLLLSMFFCSACENRGQEVVATIGKQQITKKQLEARIQKYKAVFSHAAPQETVTPAELKHFFLDQIIDETLVAMEGRKRGLAVKEDNLEQLIRKTMIDLGRTVSYPSRQEALEYYRKHKKDYLVHKQYETTQILVADEHLAWELKEKIEKHQLSMEEAARKYSIGEEASSGGHLQPMRLKDFIAEIDKIIPRLKPAQVSPVIHSPYGYHLLRLEQILPAGFLSFSEVENKVKDEFYALKLRNHFSRWLTEARVRYQVSIKASQLEAINEK; this comes from the coding sequence ATGCGGTTTCCTCTTTATCATTCGTGCTTTCTTCTCCTGCTTCTGAGCATGTTTTTTTGTTCAGCCTGTGAAAATCGGGGTCAAGAAGTTGTAGCCACCATCGGCAAGCAACAGATAACCAAAAAACAGCTGGAAGCGAGAATCCAGAAATACAAGGCTGTTTTCTCCCATGCCGCTCCACAGGAAACCGTTACCCCGGCTGAACTCAAGCACTTTTTTCTTGACCAGATTATCGATGAGACCCTGGTTGCGATGGAAGGACGAAAAAGGGGGCTGGCGGTCAAGGAAGACAACCTGGAACAGCTTATCCGCAAAACGATGATCGACCTGGGTCGTACAGTAAGCTATCCATCCAGACAGGAAGCCTTGGAATACTACCGGAAGCATAAGAAAGACTATCTGGTGCACAAACAATATGAGACAACCCAGATTCTGGTTGCGGACGAACATCTTGCCTGGGAGCTCAAAGAAAAGATTGAAAAGCATCAGTTAAGCATGGAAGAAGCAGCCAGAAAATACTCAATAGGTGAAGAAGCTTCTAGTGGAGGGCATCTACAGCCCATGAGACTCAAGGACTTTATAGCCGAAATCGACAAAATTATTCCCCGATTGAAACCGGCACAGGTAAGCCCGGTCATACATAGCCCTTACGGCTACCACCTGCTGCGACTGGAACAGATTCTGCCAGCAGGATTTTTATCTTTTTCAGAAGTGGAAAATAAGGTCAAGGATGAGTTTTATGCCCTGAAGCTTAGAAATCATTTCAGCCGCTGGCTGACTGAAGCCCGGGTACGATATCAGGTTAGCATTAAGGCATCCCAATTAGAGGCAATCAATGAAAAATAA
- a CDS encoding peptidylprolyl isomerase, whose protein sequence is MKNKPAYYYFRIIFILAVCTCSNSIQTSQAKVVNQLLAEVGSQIITTMDVIQAVNLEYGPRKFSQLSREGREQAKQKQLHKLVDDILLVQLAQKKGIDVTDKEIDLTIKRVMEQNKMNDEQLKRALKQQGMSLKSYRSKLIRDLLRTKLINQEIKPHIILADKEILSYAKKNNLFPEHEAQVTLSQILLPLAKTETEKDKLKKTVAEIKKRLKKGESFAPLAREFSIGPAADSGGKLGNFNKGQLLPEIEAVAFGKLPVNQMSDIIQTRLGNHLIMVLRRIDPQGSRTLESLSPEVESKIKNVLFTDKVKHELEQMRVKLRQEFSVKYKNSTF, encoded by the coding sequence ATGAAAAATAAACCTGCATACTATTACTTCAGGATAATATTTATTCTGGCGGTATGTACCTGCAGCAACTCCATCCAGACAAGCCAGGCAAAAGTGGTCAATCAACTGCTGGCTGAGGTAGGCAGCCAGATTATTACCACCATGGACGTCATCCAGGCGGTTAACCTGGAATACGGACCACGGAAATTTTCCCAACTCTCCCGTGAAGGCCGGGAACAGGCGAAACAAAAGCAGCTGCACAAACTGGTTGATGATATTCTTTTAGTCCAGCTGGCCCAGAAAAAAGGCATCGATGTAACTGATAAAGAAATTGACCTGACCATCAAGCGGGTCATGGAACAAAACAAGATGAACGATGAACAACTGAAGAGAGCCTTGAAACAACAGGGAATGTCATTGAAAAGCTACCGGAGCAAGCTGATCAGGGATCTTTTGCGCACCAAGCTTATCAACCAGGAAATTAAACCCCATATTATTCTGGCCGACAAAGAAATACTTAGTTATGCGAAAAAGAACAATTTGTTTCCGGAGCACGAGGCGCAGGTTACCCTGTCCCAGATACTGCTCCCCCTGGCCAAGACCGAGACTGAAAAAGACAAACTGAAGAAAACGGTCGCGGAAATAAAAAAACGCCTGAAAAAAGGAGAATCTTTCGCCCCTCTGGCCCGGGAATTTTCCATCGGTCCGGCCGCCGACAGCGGCGGCAAACTGGGAAATTTCAACAAGGGGCAACTACTGCCGGAAATCGAAGCTGTCGCTTTCGGCAAGCTGCCGGTTAATCAGATGAGCGATATTATTCAAACCAGGCTAGGCAACCATTTAATCATGGTGCTCAGGCGCATTGACCCGCAGGGCAGCCGAACCCTGGAATCATTGTCGCCTGAAGTTGAAAGCAAAATCAAGAATGTGCTTTTTACTGACAAAGTCAAGCATGAACTGGAGCAGATGCGGGTAAAGTTACGCCAGGAATTTTCGGTTAAATATAAAAACTCAACTTTCTGA
- the rplU gene encoding 50S ribosomal protein L21: MYAVVKTGGKQYRVTPGQVVQIEKLDGDAGDAVEFSEVLAIVKEDELVVGNPCIENAKVAGEIVTQKRDKKILVFKSKRRKGYRKMRGHRQFVTEVKIGEITA; the protein is encoded by the coding sequence ATGTATGCCGTGGTTAAAACTGGCGGGAAGCAATATCGGGTAACCCCCGGACAGGTTGTCCAGATAGAAAAACTCGATGGCGATGCCGGCGATGCAGTGGAATTTTCTGAGGTTCTTGCCATCGTCAAGGAAGATGAACTGGTGGTTGGTAATCCTTGTATTGAGAATGCCAAGGTTGCCGGTGAGATAGTGACGCAGAAGCGAGATAAAAAAATCTTGGTGTTTAAATCTAAAAGACGTAAAGGTTACAGGAAGATGCGTGGGCATCGACAGTTTGTAACCGAGGTTAAAATCGGAGAGATTACGGCGTAG
- a CDS encoding DUF116 domain-containing protein, which translates to MTSEPEFPSKKRLFLGLLILTFVIVLVAVNILGWVGTVGLRQLHPILPLMAQVLVGIAFIVISTIMLILVMTVALGRELPFGRKLRGLMVKVFLPMMIIIGRLFGVSRENIKRSFIEINNQLILSRHLHLPPEKILLLLPHCLQLADCQQKITNNIENCKQCGLCNIKDLLELAHKYGTRIAVATGGTLARKIVKDYRPRLIIAVACERDLTSGIHDTYPLPVYGILNQRPNGPCWNTRVDIKRVEEAILTFSHQ; encoded by the coding sequence ATGACTTCTGAACCGGAATTTCCCTCTAAAAAACGTCTTTTTCTCGGACTGCTGATCCTGACCTTCGTCATAGTGCTGGTGGCGGTCAATATCCTCGGCTGGGTTGGAACGGTTGGGCTCCGGCAACTCCATCCAATCCTGCCACTCATGGCCCAGGTACTGGTTGGTATTGCTTTTATAGTCATCAGCACCATTATGCTCATTCTGGTTATGACGGTAGCGTTGGGCCGGGAGTTACCTTTCGGGCGTAAGCTCAGAGGCCTGATGGTCAAGGTTTTTCTGCCGATGATGATTATCATCGGCCGTTTATTCGGCGTTTCCCGGGAAAATATTAAAAGGTCTTTCATTGAGATCAACAACCAGCTCATCCTGTCCCGACATCTTCACCTGCCGCCGGAAAAAATTCTGCTGCTGCTGCCACACTGCCTGCAGCTGGCTGATTGCCAGCAGAAAATAACCAATAATATTGAAAACTGCAAACAATGCGGTTTATGCAATATTAAGGATCTGCTGGAATTAGCCCACAAATATGGAACCAGGATTGCGGTGGCTACCGGCGGTACTCTGGCCCGAAAGATTGTGAAGGATTATCGCCCGAGGCTGATCATTGCTGTAGCCTGCGAGCGGGATTTGACCAGCGGCATCCATGACACCTACCCTTTGCCGGTCTATGGCATTCTTAATCAACGCCCCAATGGCCCCTGCTGGAATACCAGAGTAGATATAAAACGAGTCGAAGAAGCAATCCTGACTTTCAGTCATCAATAA